The stretch of DNA CTAGGCATGCTCCATTCCTCACTTTGTAACATTTATTCTCGAGAAAAAGCCATCATCTCCCATGCTTCTCTTCTTATGACATGGACCAAGGTCTTACAAATTATTTCCAGATCCCTCACACAAGGCATCCCACTGCTCCAGAACACCATCCCAGTGTTCACAATGACTCTGTTGGACCAACCGAAACAAAGAAACTACTCTCTgccaaatgaaaatacattaaagcACAAGTCGGAATCGTCAGTTGTCCCCACAACTCTAGCTGAGGAAAACGACACAGGATgaggacagagaagaaaaccacaggTGATACCAACAAGGTCATCACTCTGCAGAAGGCAATAAGCCACGACACAGTGCCTGGGGGTCTCTTTCCAGCAGAGCCTCGTTCTTTTGCACTCCTACAACGAGCTCGGGTGGAAACGCTACATACCAGCCAACAAGACGGCTGTCAGCAGAAATGAAACCTTAGGGAAGTGATTTCACATTAGGGGAAAACAATCCGTGTCCACACCAGCAAATCTCAGCTGCGGACCGTAATACCACATGCGTGGAGCTATACCTTTATTTCTCCCAAGTATTCCCCGCCCACCAGCAGGAGTTCTGGAGCTCGTGCAAGGACATAGCGGCAGGGGGAACGGTGCTCGTGACTTAAATAATCATTTGTTAAGGAACACACCGCCCTCTGGAATCGGCAATTCGGATTGGAAGCCATCAGAGACTGCTCAGGGAACATAACAGAAGgggcagaagaggaaaaaaacaagtagaCATGAGCAGAGGAAGCAGCACTGACCGTGTCGAGGAGAGCGGAGGGCTCCGGCTGCGTGTCCTTGGCCGCGgcgccgggcggcggcggagggAAATTGGGGCTGAAAACCATGAGGTCGCTCTTGGCCGCGCCGTCCGCCACGCACAGGCTGCGGCTGTGGCGCTGCGAGTACGACCAGCTGCCCACTTCGCTGGCGCACACCAGCGTCGTGGGCCCGGGCCCCGAGAGCACGGCCGCCCGCGGCGCCCAGCGCGACGCCCCGTACagcaccagggccagcaggaacaggctggACACGGCGCAGATCGCCACCACCAGCCACACGTTGGTCGCCGCGCTGGCCGCGCCGGCGCCGAGCTCCACGCCCGACGCCGACCGCGACCCCGACGCCGACCAGGACgacgaggacgaggaggaggagagcgaCGATCCCGGGCCCGCGGCCAGCGCCGCCTCGGCCGCCTCGAGCAGCGACACGCTGAGCGTGGCCGTGGCCGAGCGCGCCGGCTCGCCGTGGTCGCGCACGACGATCAGCAGCCTCTGGCGAGGGCCGTCCGCCTCGTCCAGCGGCCGCGCCGTGCTCACCTCGCCGCTGTAGAGCCCCACGCGGAACGGGCCCTTGCCCCGCGGCTCCCACAGCTCGTAGCGCAGCCACGCGTTGTAGCCCGAGTCGGCGTCCACGGCGCGGATCTTCGCCACCACCTGGCCCGCCGGCGCCCCCCACGCCGCCCACGCCCACAGCgtgcccgagcccgagcccgagcccgagcccggccccgagcccgagcccgagcccggccccgaggACGCCTCGGCCGCCACGGCGCCCGCCTCCGCCGCCGAGCCCgcgggcggcagcagcagcgccggcgcgttgtcgttctcGTCCAGCACGAAGAGCTGCACCGTGGCGTTGCCGCACAGCGGCGGCTCCCCCGCGTCCACCGCGCGCACCTCGaactgcagcacctgcagctcctcgtAGTCCAAGGGCTGCAGCGCCCACAGCCGCCCGCTCTCCGCGTCCACCGACACGTAGCTCGACGCCGCACGCCACCCGCCGCCCACGGCCCCCGACGACCACGAcggagccgcggccccgccgcccacGCCGCCCTCCCACACCGAGTAGCTCACGCGCCCGTTGCCCGCCTCGTCCGGGTCCCGCGCCCACAGCCGCGCCagctccgcgcccgccgcgtTGTTCTCCCGCGCCAGCACCGTGTACACGGCCTGCGAGAACGCgggcgcgttgtcgttcacgTCCGACACCGGCACCCGCAGCCCGCGGCTGGCGCGCAGCGCCGGCGCCCCGCCGTCCTCCGCACGCACCTCCACCTCGTACTCCGACACCCGCTCCCGGTCCAGCGCCTCGCGCAGCACCAGCGAGTACGAGCCCGCGAACGTCGCCTCCAGACCGAACGGCGACGCCGGCCACACCCAGCACCGCACGCGCCCGTTCGCCCCCGAGTCTCGGTCCGACACGCTCAGCAGGGCCACCACCGTCCCCACCGACGCGTCCTCCGACACCGGCACCGACAGCGACGTCACCCACACCtccggcgcgttgtcgttcacgtccagcacctccagcaccaCCTTGCAGTGACCCGACAGCGGAGGCGTCCCTTTATCAGTCGCGTCCACTTGCAGGCGATACAGACTAAAATCCTCATAGTCCAAGTTACCCAGAAGACGGATCTCTCCGCTCTTTCTGTCAATTCTGAAAATGTCTCTTCCATCCTGCGGGGACACGATCTGGACCGAATAGGAAATATTACTGTTCGACCCCTCATCCAAATCCGTGGCATTAAGTTTGATCACCAAAGAGCCTCGTTCTGCGTTTTCGGGCAGCTGCACTTTGTACACGGACTGGTTGAACTgcggcgcgttgtcgttcgCATCCAGCACCGAGATCAGCAGCTCCATTGTCCCCGTCAGAGACGGCCGGCCCCCGTCACTCGCCGTCAGCACCAACCGGTGCACGGGAATCGTCTCCCGGTCCAGAGATTTCGTGAGCACCAGGAATAAGGACTCAGCGTCCTCCTCGGTTTTTTGTAAATCCAGAGAGAAATGCTCGCTGGGGCTGAGTGTGTAGGAGAGCTGCGCATTCGCTCCAATATCCGCATCCGACGCGCCCTCCAGCGGGAAACGAGACCCCGGCACAGACGATTCCGCGATGCTGAGGTTTTTTCGGGCGGCGGGGAAGGCGGGGGCATTGTCGTTGATGTCGGTGACCTCCAGCTGCACATGGAAGACGCGCAGCGGccgctccagcagcacctccaggcgCAGCGCGCACGGCGCGCTCTTGCCGCACAGCTCCTCCCGGTCGAGCCGCGAGCTCACCAGCAGCGCGCCGCTCGCCCCGCTCACCTCCACGCTCGCCCGCCGGCCCTGCGCCACCAGCCGCAGCCGCCGCGCCTCCGCCTCGCCCGCCTCCAGCCCCAGGTCCTGCGCCAGACGGCCCACCACCGTGCCGGCCTTGGCTTCCTCCGGCACCGAGTACCGCACCTGCCCGCCCGCCAGCGCCCAGGCcgcctgcagcaccagcacccgCAGCACCGCACCACAACGCTCGCCCATCCCTGCACGCACCGCCGCCGCTGCTCTCGCTccacccgccgccgccgccgctgtggctctggctgccGGCCCCGGCACGGGCCCCGCacggctccccgccgccgcccggacGCACCGGCTCTGCTGCCCGGCCCGCGCCGCCCCCCCGCGCTCACAGCCGGGCTCTCCGCCGCACCGGGGCGGAGCCGCCCACGCGCCGTTCCTGAGCCTGCAGCGACACCGTGCGCTGCTCCGCCGCCTCACGCCATCCGCAACCTCAGCCGCGCTGACTTTCCCCACCGTGTCTATTTTCTGGTGAGTCTTGTTGTCGTGCTCCTCTTCTTTCCCCTTACATCTTCGTCTTTCTTTCTATGTTAgcctttatttcctctttcttcactTCCTTTTTCgtttctccttctttctgcattttcgggtttttttggttttgtttcgatttcatttcttcattttctttgtactcttttctctttcttccttgtcTGTCTTCTTTATGGTCCTTGTTATGCCACTCCTCATTCTTTCCACTCCTTTTCCGTCTCCTTCCACTCTCCTTTGTTCTTTAGCCGCACAGTTCGTCAGTTTTCTCTGGCGCCGCGGACACCATCAACTGCGGCACCATCAGCGCTAATTACAGAGTCCCATTGCtagagagctgtgctgctctaaCCAAGGGTGTTAGGAACCAACTCCCTTCCAAGGATAACGATAAGGTCGGGGcgtgctgctctgctcttttaCTGCCTCTTTTGCATTTCCATTCTGTCATTCATCTCTTACTTTCATTCtggcttcatttttatttacgCGGGTTCATTActattagtagtagtagcaggaggaggaggaggaggaggagtagcagtagtagtagcagtagtagtatgctgtttattttctgcactTCTATCTCCtctgtttcccttctcttttcttgtcCTTTCTCTACAACTTTTCGTTCCTGCCTCTCCTAGACTCTCCTCATCTGTTTTCAGCTtgtctcttctgatttttttttccttcactaaAATAGTTTCGAAATTCTTGCAATATACTTTGGGAATATATCCCTTCTTCTTTTACCTGACTCTTTGATGTAcctctttgctttttgtttggtttattttgtttgtttcttttaattctttctacattcttcctcctttcttggCGTTGCCTCCCCTTCTCATCTAATGCCATACTTTATATCTTCTGGACATTCTGTCCTtcaacaaaatatttgaaaaatacctACAGCACCCCTGCCACCAACCACAGACATGCCCTTGGGCCAGAATCGCATTTCTCTTCCCTACACCTCCTCTCCATGTGCAGACGGAGAAACCCACTTACTGTCCATGCACCTGCAGCTTCCCCTCCCTCCAGGAAAAAGGCCACAAATCTTCAGCCTCCCGTGTTCTCAAGGGCCCAGCAATAACACAGCAAGGCAGTCAGATGGCAaagaacagctctgccacatCAAAACACATCCACCGCTCTGACACAGAAACTGAAGCACAGCTATTGGGACATCTGTGCACACAGGCCTCAAAGAGTTCAAACAAACCAGGGAATTTGCTCATTCAGGAACTCAAACCTATCACAGCCCAACACCACAAACTTTCTTAGAGACTTTAAAAAGCTCTGCGCAACCCCAGCTCCTGAGGACTCATCATGAGCCTCAGTCCTTCCTGACTCACTCTCCGCTTGCATGTTCCAcgttcttctcttcctttctggCAGGCACTCACTGCCTAGACAACACACCGAGAACCTCGCTATCTGTGAGGCCCACAGAAAATCTCACACTCACCGTAGAATGATCCACTTGTCAAACAAGAGCCACGAAGGTAACGTCACAACAAGGTCACTAAGAACACTCCCTTGACCTTCTACACATCTGTTTAGTGAAACCAGTGCTGGTCCCTCCTCCATTCCCTCTTGCTGTCACCcactcaggctgtgccaggaagCATCAGAAAAGGAATGAGAGCCGGTAACAGCTGCTTTGTTGGTCCAAGAGGGTGAACATTCTGCTGATTCGACAAAAAGATGACACAACTCGACAGGAACTAAAGTACACCGGTCTCAAGAACATCCACGTTTGGCGAACGACTTACCTCTTCTGAACTGCTTccttcttcagaaaagaaatattttccgAGCAGGGGGATTAGTTTTAAAGGACACTTGCCCTTAAAACTATCAGTGTACCTGGGGTAGctggacagaaagaaaaaatcactTATGTTCCACAAAAACTTGACGGCATGCAATGCCCGTGAGGCACTTCCCTCGCTGGGGAACAAGGAAGCAGACCTGTAAGCTACAGAAATTCTCTCAAAGCAAAACTTAGAAGAGAGGAATCGACATCCCCCACACTGATGGGGAACAGCCCAAATATCTGCCACGTTGCCAATGAGAGACAGGAAATGAACACAACCGCaaacaaacccagcaaaacaaaagcatgtgCAGTTTGGCAGAGAAGAGGATAAAAGGAAACACCTCCCATTCTGCTGTTGTACTGAAATGCAAGTTTTGACGCCATCCTGAATACCAACAGCCGTCTAGCAAGACTAAGAGCAGAGGGGTAATGAGGGAAAGATACAGAGAAGGCTTGGCAGCATGACCCAAATTTCAAAAAGGTTCTCTTTGACCAACAACATCGCAAGTCAAACCCAAGTAGTTAAAGGCACGCGGGACAGGTGTCTTCACAAGCAGCAATACCAGAAAGAACAGCAGTGCTCTAAGATGTGCAGAACTTCTGGGTGTCCTGAGAGGatcccaggagagcagcactgtgtgCTGGAACCACTCCTGAAGTACTCTACCATAATCCTGTATTTTGCACTCTGGCAACTGGAATCTCCACAGCTAAACAGACACCCTCCATTTCATCCCCAAAGATGTATTCAAAAACTCCCCTTGCCCCACGTCTGGCACAAAAAATACGCAGAGTTCTGCAAatgcattctgtgattctttgactTTTCCCGCGTGATAGGATGCTTTGTgagttttcagcattttcaagtACAAACCAAGTTCTCAAAGGTTCTGCAATTAGAGTAATGAACAATACAGGTCCCAGTCCCCACTGAGCCTCTCCTTCAAGAGACCACAACAAGAGATAAAGCGCCAATCCATTCAAAATCACAACTGGGTGGAAGAATTTCTACAATCCAAGACCggagctgggctgctctgtAGATGTGAAGGTTTGGTGTGTACATCCAGACACCAGAACGAGCCGTGTGCGATAACAGGACACACCATCTCTACCCAGACTGACCGTGCAAGAGCAcaagcaggagaagaaaagcacagcAAGATTACACCCGCCCCCTCAACTGCCCTTAAAAATCCTCTCTGAAGACGAGCACAGATCCACCGGGGCAAGAGCTGTGGAAGCTGGGACGAACACGCTACAGTACACATGGAAAGCAGTTTGTAGTGCTACCCTCCCACAACAACACTCccaaaagagcagcaaaagtgTTCATCAGTGTGCACGTTACCCACTCTTTTCCAACACTTTCCACATGCCAGGCCAGAGGCAGCCAAGGAGCTGTCTCTGATGGGAGATATTCATAAGCACAAAGGACTCTGGCCATTTCAATACCACATGGCATCTCAAGATCCAGAACGCCTCCAACATCAGACTCTCGGAACCTGGGAAAGAATCCGGGGCAGAAACACTCCATACCAATCCTGCCTCCTGCTAGGCATGCTCCATTCCTCACTTTGTAACATTTATTCTCGAGAAAAAGCCATCATCTCCCATGCTTCTCTTCTTATGACATGGACCAAGGTCTTACAAATTATTTCCAGATCCCTCACACAAGGCATCCCACTGCTCCAGAACACCATCCCAGTGTTCACAATGACTCTGTTGGACCAACCGAAACAAAGAAACTACTCTCTGccaaatgaaaacacattaaaGCACAAGTCGGATTCGTCAGTTGTCCCCACAACTCTAGCTGAGGAAAACGACACAGGATgaggacagagaagaaaaccacaggTGATACCAACAAGGTCATCACTCTGCAGAAGGCAATAAGCCACGACACAGTGCCTGGGGGTCTCTTTCCAGCAGAGCCTCGCTCTTTTGCACTCCTACAACGAGCTCGGGTGGAAACGCTACATACCAGCCAACAAGACGGCTGTCAGCAGAAATGAAACCTTAGGGAAGTGATTTCACATTAGGGGAAAACAATCCGTGTCCACACCAGCAAATCTCAGCTGCGGACCGTAATACCACATGCGTGGAGCTATACCTTTATTTCTCCCAAGTATTCCCCGCCCACCAGCAG from Cinclus cinclus chromosome 14, bCinCin1.1, whole genome shotgun sequence encodes:
- the LOC134049826 gene encoding protocadherin alpha-2-like; translation: MGERCGAVLRVLVLQAAWALAGGQVRYSVPEEAKAGTVVGRLAQDLGLEAGEAEARRLRLVAQGRRASVEVSGASGALLVSSRLDREELCGKSAPCALRLEVLLERPLRVFHVQLEVTDINDNAPAFPAARKNLSIAESSVPGSRFPLEGASDADIGANAQLSYTLSPSEHFSLDLQKTEEDAESLFLVLTKSLDRETIPVHRLVLTASDGGRPSLTGTMELLISVLDANDNAPQFNQSVYKVQLPENAERGSLVIKLNATDLDEGSNSNISYSVQIVSPQDGRDIFRIDRKSGEIRLLGNLDYEDFSLYRLQVDATDKGTPPLSGHCKVVLEVLDVNDNAPEVWVTSLSVPVSEDASVGTVVALLSVSDRDSGANGRVRCWVWPASPFGLEATFAGSYSLVLREALDRERVSEYEVEVRAEDGGAPALRASRGLRVPVSDVNDNAPAFSQAVYTVLARENNAAGAELARLWARDPDEAGNGRVSYSVWEGGVGGGAAAPSWSSGAVGGGWRAASSYVSVDAESGRLWALQPLDYEELQVLQFEVRAVDAGEPPLCGNATVQLFVLDENDNAPALLLPPAGSAAEAGAVAAEASSGPGSGSGSGPGSGSGSGSGTLWAWAAWGAPAGQVVAKIRAVDADSGYNAWLRYELWEPRGKGPFRVGLYSGEVSTARPLDEADGPRQRLLIVVRDHGEPARSATATLSVSLLEAAEAALAAGPGSSLSSSSSSSSWSASGSRSASGVELGAGAASAATNVWLVVAICAVSSLFLLALVLYGASRWAPRAAVLSGPGPTTLVCASEVGSWSYSQRHSRSLCVADGAAKSDLMVFSPNFPPPPPGAAAKDTQPEPSALLDTVSAASSAHVYLFFSSSAPSVMFPEQSLMASNPNCRFQRAVCSLTNDYLSHEHRSPCRYVLARAPELLLVGGEYLGEIKSDDLVGITCGFLLCPHPVSFSSARVVGTTDDSDLCFNFRESDVGGVLDLEMPCGIEMARVLCAYEYLPSETAPWLPLAWHVESVGKEWERLSGDWDLYPRYTDSFKGKCPLKLIPLLGKYFFSEEGSSSEEIARFSVCCLGSECLPERKRRTWNMQAESESGRTEAHDESSGAGAAEQRTVSLQAQERRVGGSAPVRRRARL